A part of Ptychodera flava strain L36383 chromosome 11, AS_Pfla_20210202, whole genome shotgun sequence genomic DNA contains:
- the LOC139143276 gene encoding uncharacterized protein produces MIATLTDLCLRTIGENLKTLYSEVRHGLPTRFKEMILERLEDDQFTTPNLPYVQTGLFVSQLKRLHFSYNRKVTDTVLESIAATRCQLQYILIEHCPKITERGLRALICNQRKLEHLQLEYAVKKDSGKFLQEISSPALQTVSLALRFDSESLEKKIIKNEISLLRNHKRIKKVALLHDMYQSRTSGIYDKHVKEIASILGNNLESLELYGNVHITEDSFSAIASRCPQIKVFKTDLYEFEPKISHCFEILSHGCRKLEEIYLRNADRFNSKPYNLSFDTRYYQLPTTLRKLTIDGNYVLQNQPLVFKPLVNLHTLEAPMTLFDSSSVGTVFSTFGKKLKELKFRSDFNRKKTETIENKTVAAVVDHCTNLERLEIACMYDTSLNKLYQLFNDDSRACKLRKLLLNIHTEPAVNDFQAKYRQKEYLLTIARKCENIIELELETQTADDELLCAIAEHCQSLRKLGLYGKYSIDEDIRITDRGLCEVALHCPLEYVIILCWESSMVTGKGVMAVANCCPLVKRFSVITNRGFDRQSVEKLRKNTIERIYITHANQ; encoded by the coding sequence ATGATCGCTACTCTCACAGACTTGTGTCTTCGGACAATAggagaaaatttgaaaacattgtacaGTGAAGTACGGCACGGGCTGCCGACAAGGTTTAAAGAAATGATTCTCGAGAGACTTGAAGATGACCAGTTCACGACCCCCAACTTGCCCTACGTACAAACTGGCTTGTTCGTTTCACAGCTGAAACGACTGCATTTTTCGTACAACAGGAAAGTTACAGACACCGTGTTGGAAAGTATTGCGGCAACAAGATGCCAACTCCAGTATATTCTCATCGAACACTGTCCCAAGATCACTGAAAGAGGGTTGAGGGCGCTGATCTGTAACCAGCGTAAGCTGGAACACTTGCAATTAGAATACGCCGTGAAGAAAGACAGTGGCAAATTCTTACAGGAAATAAGTTCTCCAGCTTTGCAAACTGTAAGCCTTGCTCTCAGGTTTGACTCCGAGagccttgaaaaaaaaatcatcaagaatGAAATCAGCTTGTTGAGAAATCATAAACGGATCAAGAAAGTAGCTTTACTGCATGACATGTACCAAAGTCGTACGTCAGGAATCTACGACAAACATGTAAAGGAGATCGCAAGCATTCTTGGAAACAACTTGGAGAGTCTCGAACTTTATGGAAATGTCCACATCACTGAAGACAGTTTCTCAGCGATAGCGTCCAGATGTCCGCAAATCAAAGTCTTCAAGACTGATTTGTATGAATTTGAACCAAAAATTAGCCACTGTTTTGAGATTTTATCACATGGTTGTCGGAAACTGGAAGAGATTTATTTGAGAAACGCCGACAGATTCAACTCTAAACCGTACAATCTGTCTTTCGATACCAGGTATTACCAACTTCCTACAACTCTTCGCAAACTAACAATTGACGGAAACTATGTGTTGCAAAACCAGCCGTTAGTGTTCAAACCTTTAGTAAATTTACACACCTTAGAAGCACCAATGACACTTTTCGATAGCAGTTCGGTAGGGACAGTATTTTCAACGTTTGGAAAGAAACTGAAAGAGTTAAAATTCCGCTCCGACTTCAACAGGAAGAAAACTGAAACTATAGAAAACAAGACCGTTGCAGCAGTTGTTGATCACTGTACTAATCTGGAGAGACTTGAAATCGCATGTATGTATGACACATCTCTCAACAAGCTTTATCAGTTATTTAATGACGACTCAAGGGCTTGTAAATTGCGGAAGCTACTGCTCAATATACACACCGAGCCCGCAGTCAATGATTTCCAGGCCAAATACAGACAGAAAGAGTACCTGCTGACGATAGCCAGGaagtgtgaaaatattatcgaATTAGAACTTGAAACACAGACCGCGGACGACGAATTACTCTGCGCCATAGCTGAACATTGTCAGAGTCTCAGGAAACTTGGGTTGTACGGTAAATACTCCATTGACGAGGACATCAGAATCACCGATAGAGGGCTCTGTGAGGTGGCACTTCATTGCCCGCTTGAGTATGTGATCATTCTATGCTGGGAGAGCTCCATGGTAACAGGGAAGGGTGTGATGGCAGTTGCGAACTGTTGCCCCCTCGTCAAACGTTTCAGTGTTATCACCAACAGAGGTTTTGACAGACAATCCGTCGAAAAATTACGAAAAAATACAATCGAAAGGATCTACATCACCCATGCTAACCAGTAA